A window from Deltaproteobacteria bacterium RIFCSPHIGHO2_02_FULL_44_16 encodes these proteins:
- a CDS encoding deoxyguanosinetriphosphate triphosphohydrolase (dGTPase family type 2 subfamily; presumably hydrolyzes dGTP to deoxyguanosine and triphosphate): MRRLRKTYEDHELITLASYAQKSGDSRGRKQPEPEDPYRTAFQRDRDRIIHSQAFRRLEYKTQVFVNHEGDYYRTRLTHTLEVAQIARTICRTLQLNEDLAEAIALAHDLGHTPFGHRGEEVLHLLMKDSGGFEHNRQSFRVVTFLEHRYPDFRGLNLTYEVLEGIVKHSGEFDKSEIPEFPDKGYPSLEAQVVDMADSIAYMNHDIDDGVKAGMITLHQLEKVELWQQSFDDIVRRFPDTPKKVQINRSISHLTTQLVNDLYDETEKRLEKLSLQTPEDIRERGKEVVSASKEIETQTENLMQFLHANLYRHERVERMAKKSEEVLTHLFRNYVSTPSLLPPSLCKVVEKGETPKRAICDYIAGMTDRFALDEHAKLIKN; encoded by the coding sequence ATGCGGCGCTTGCGCAAAACGTATGAAGATCATGAGCTGATAACACTCGCATCATATGCTCAGAAAAGCGGCGACAGCCGCGGAAGAAAACAACCAGAACCTGAGGATCCTTATCGCACCGCATTTCAACGCGATCGCGATCGAATTATTCATAGCCAGGCTTTTCGTCGGCTTGAATATAAGACTCAAGTTTTCGTCAATCATGAAGGTGATTACTATCGCACGCGACTCACCCATACACTTGAAGTCGCACAAATTGCGCGAACCATTTGTCGAACACTTCAGCTCAATGAAGATTTGGCGGAAGCAATTGCCCTCGCCCACGATCTTGGTCACACTCCGTTTGGTCATCGCGGCGAAGAAGTGCTTCATCTTTTGATGAAAGACTCTGGTGGTTTTGAACATAACCGACAAAGTTTTCGAGTTGTCACTTTTCTGGAACATCGTTACCCAGACTTCCGTGGCTTAAATCTCACGTATGAAGTCCTTGAAGGGATTGTGAAACACAGTGGAGAATTCGATAAATCAGAGATCCCCGAGTTTCCTGACAAAGGCTATCCTTCTCTCGAAGCTCAAGTGGTCGATATGGCCGACTCCATTGCGTATATGAATCACGATATTGATGACGGTGTAAAAGCTGGAATGATTACACTTCATCAACTGGAAAAAGTAGAGCTGTGGCAACAATCCTTTGATGATATTGTTCGCCGTTTCCCGGACACTCCAAAAAAAGTTCAGATCAATCGTTCTATCAGTCATCTGACAACGCAACTCGTGAACGATCTCTATGATGAAACCGAAAAACGTTTAGAAAAACTTTCGTTGCAGACTCCAGAAGATATTCGGGAACGAGGAAAAGAAGTCGTTTCCGCAAGTAAGGAAATAGAAACTCAAACAGAAAATTTAATGCAATTTCTTCATGCGAATCTCTATCGTCATGAGCGCGTCGAACGTATGGCAAAAAAATCGGAAGAGGTGCTGACGCACCTTTTCAGGAATTACGTCTCAACTCCAAGTTTACTCCCACCGTCACTTTGCAAGGTCGTAGAAAAGGGTGAAACCCCAAAGCGCGCCATCTGCGACTATATCGCCGGCATGACCGACCGCTTTGCACTGGATGAACATGCGAAACTTATAAAGAACTAA